In Persicimonas caeni, a single window of DNA contains:
- a CDS encoding phosphatase PAP2 family protein gives MDVRKTVREIDYKAMLRRPETRIGGALLVMVASIWAFVEIADAVNERETSAFDRAIMLAMREGPNNAEIAGPFFVEKFAKDLTTLGGYPFVVLLTFIVIGYLVLNRHIRHAVEVTLSVAGGAAIVMGLKELFGRARPEIVPPMYEVATWSFPSGHSSTAAVVFLTLGILIARFVTRKRLTLYVIGVAFLLTFIVGWSRVALGVHYPTDVLAGWAMGLTWALFSWLVVNFWENWKSRPVRARREAEMYEDTEAEVTHMPRETGEQPT, from the coding sequence ATGGATGTTCGCAAGACCGTCCGCGAAATCGACTACAAAGCGATGCTTCGCCGCCCGGAGACACGCATCGGCGGCGCCCTGCTGGTCATGGTGGCGAGCATCTGGGCGTTCGTCGAGATCGCCGACGCGGTCAACGAACGGGAGACCTCGGCCTTCGACCGCGCGATCATGCTGGCGATGCGCGAGGGGCCGAACAACGCCGAGATTGCCGGGCCCTTCTTCGTCGAGAAATTCGCCAAGGACCTGACCACTCTGGGCGGCTATCCATTCGTGGTGCTGCTGACGTTTATCGTCATCGGCTATCTGGTGCTCAACCGCCACATTCGCCACGCCGTCGAGGTGACCCTGTCGGTCGCCGGCGGTGCGGCGATCGTGATGGGGCTCAAGGAGCTGTTCGGACGCGCGCGCCCCGAAATCGTCCCGCCGATGTACGAGGTGGCCACCTGGAGCTTTCCCAGCGGCCACTCGTCGACCGCGGCGGTCGTCTTTTTGACGCTGGGGATTTTGATCGCGCGGTTTGTGACCCGCAAGCGACTCACCCTGTACGTCATCGGCGTCGCCTTCTTGCTGACGTTCATCGTCGGTTGGTCGCGCGTGGCCCTGGGGGTCCACTACCCCACCGACGTGCTCGCCGGCTGGGCGATGGGGCTGACGTGGGCGCTCTTTAGCTGGCTGGTGGTTAACTTCTGGGAGAACTGGAAGTCGCGGCCCGTGCGGGCGCGTCGCGAAGCCGAGATGTACGAAGATACCGAAGCCGAAGTCACTCACATGCCTCGTGAAACTGGGGAGCAACCCACATGA
- a CDS encoding PAS domain-containing sensor histidine kinase — MSEVLSDNEIFQHVFQAIPEPCAVLAPDAPRYTFLAVNEAYERCAGRSPDEVVGHGFAEVFPVNEQDPHSTNVKALRASFERVAKEGSPDSIGAYRYDIHRSSAEGGELAERWWSPRNLPLLDDNGEVIGILHRVEEVTEAVLLERADGKHTNPRSDSRQDSKARILIVESNTDWRLYLEQLCALKGEVRATDDLEAARDLVAEFEPDVVLVGIYSSVPESVALVRHLCTELEGRVPRVIASARSGSQKSRELALRCGADDVVFETGSAREILARVDAQLAGAVFEQEMAERSRRQIHELFMNAPAFIAIMEGPEHVYTLNNPAHNLLLKGRPIVGKTVYEVFERDNIREQLDMLDRVYETGEPFFAEEAPVPILDPETDELQTHYLTFVYLPTHDLDGNIDGVAAFGWDVTELVEARHLVEEQAAQLRAESRLKDEFLAMLGHELRNPLAPLATVADMLEMQGDEISPDRLAWVRDVIDRQVTQLSALVDDLLDVARISQGRIDIDREHWKLEEIIDGAVETIEPLVEGRHQSLEVVVPVDGLTIDVDKTRIIQVISNLLHNATKFTDEGGHIRLEVEGSGHDLTIAVEDDGAGIDPNMLPHVFDLFRQSNTSIDRSHGGLGLGLTLVRRLIEMHGGTVCAHSDGKGRGSRFEITLPVVVDATAISPLENEGLQN, encoded by the coding sequence ATGAGCGAAGTACTCTCAGACAACGAGATTTTCCAACACGTCTTCCAAGCAATACCCGAGCCGTGTGCCGTGTTGGCTCCCGACGCGCCGAGGTACACTTTTCTGGCGGTCAATGAAGCCTACGAGCGGTGCGCGGGGCGCTCCCCTGATGAAGTCGTTGGGCACGGATTCGCCGAAGTCTTTCCAGTCAACGAACAAGATCCTCACTCCACGAACGTCAAGGCGCTCAGAGCGTCTTTCGAGCGGGTGGCGAAAGAGGGGAGCCCGGACAGCATCGGGGCGTATCGCTACGATATCCATCGGAGTAGTGCCGAAGGGGGCGAACTGGCGGAACGTTGGTGGAGCCCGCGTAATCTTCCGCTCCTCGACGACAACGGGGAGGTGATCGGGATCTTACACCGTGTCGAAGAGGTCACCGAGGCAGTGCTGCTCGAGCGCGCCGACGGCAAGCATACCAATCCACGTTCAGACAGCCGACAGGATTCGAAGGCGCGCATCTTGATCGTCGAGTCCAACACCGACTGGCGGTTGTACTTGGAGCAATTGTGCGCGCTCAAAGGGGAGGTGCGCGCCACCGACGACCTCGAAGCCGCTCGCGACCTGGTCGCCGAGTTCGAGCCGGACGTCGTGCTCGTGGGCATCTACTCGTCGGTGCCTGAATCGGTCGCGTTGGTGCGCCACCTGTGCACCGAGCTGGAGGGAAGGGTGCCGCGGGTCATCGCCAGTGCGCGAAGCGGCAGTCAAAAGTCTCGGGAGTTGGCGCTGCGTTGTGGCGCCGACGACGTGGTCTTCGAGACCGGGTCGGCGCGCGAGATTCTGGCCCGCGTCGACGCCCAGTTGGCCGGTGCCGTCTTCGAGCAGGAGATGGCCGAGCGTTCGCGCCGCCAGATTCACGAGCTGTTCATGAACGCGCCCGCCTTCATCGCCATCATGGAGGGGCCCGAGCATGTCTATACGCTGAACAATCCGGCCCACAATTTGCTGCTCAAGGGGCGTCCGATCGTCGGGAAGACGGTGTATGAGGTGTTCGAGCGCGACAATATCAGAGAGCAACTCGACATGCTCGACCGCGTCTACGAGACCGGTGAGCCCTTTTTCGCCGAAGAGGCGCCTGTGCCGATTCTCGACCCGGAGACTGATGAGTTACAGACTCACTATCTGACCTTCGTCTACCTGCCGACTCATGACCTCGACGGCAACATCGACGGCGTGGCCGCGTTTGGATGGGACGTCACCGAATTGGTCGAGGCTCGTCATCTGGTCGAGGAGCAGGCCGCGCAGTTGCGCGCCGAGAGCCGGCTCAAAGACGAGTTTTTGGCGATGCTCGGCCACGAGCTGCGCAACCCGCTGGCGCCGCTGGCCACTGTCGCCGACATGCTCGAGATGCAGGGTGACGAGATTTCGCCCGACCGTTTGGCTTGGGTGCGCGACGTCATCGACCGGCAGGTCACCCAACTGAGCGCGCTGGTCGACGACCTGCTCGACGTGGCGCGGATCAGCCAGGGGCGCATCGACATCGATCGCGAGCACTGGAAGCTCGAAGAGATCATCGACGGGGCCGTCGAGACCATCGAGCCGCTGGTCGAAGGGCGCCACCAGTCACTCGAGGTGGTCGTGCCTGTGGACGGGCTCACCATCGACGTCGATAAGACCCGGATCATTCAGGTCATCTCGAACCTGTTGCACAACGCCACCAAGTTCACCGACGAAGGCGGGCATATCAGGCTGGAGGTCGAGGGCAGCGGGCACGATTTGACCATCGCGGTCGAAGACGACGGGGCCGGCATCGACCCGAATATGCTGCCGCACGTCTTCGACCTGTTTCGCCAGTCGAACACCTCCATCGACCGATCTCACGGTGGGTTGGGCCTGGGCCTGACGCTGGTGCGCCGCCTTATCGAAATGCACGGCGGCACAGTCTGCGCCCACAGCGACGGCAAAGGGCGGGGCAGCCGCTTCGAGATCACCTTGCCGGTGGTCGTCGATGCGACCGCGATCTCCCCGCTGGAGAATGAGGGGCTACAGAACTAG